CAGGggagctggttttgctttctccaTTTCATCTGCTGCCAGAGCTTCCTGCCTTAGAGCTTTGTTTGTCCTGTTTACTGAAATGGCTGCACTCCACTGAAAGCAATTCTTTCAACTTCAAATGCTGCGCCCTGTAATTTATGAGTGCCTTTGGTAAACAAGCTTGGTTAATATGCTTTGcaatagttttggtttttttttttcctggaaaggaTGCTGCTTGCTAAAGATCTCAGAGTCTAAATGCCTGAGTCCTCCCAGGCTTGGTGCTTTCTGGTCTGAAACGTCCCTGCAGAGTGcacagaaaatgtgaagaaGCCAGAGCTGTGACTTGAGGCCAATTTTAACCCTACAGGGAGGTAGAGAGAGCTGGGTGGCTCCACCAGCCACGCTCCTGGTGCAGGAATTGGCAGCACAGACAccaccccagctccttcaaagGCCACCTCAGTGCATGCACACCCCTGCTTGTGTGATCTATATTCTGTTCTTGCTCCTTTGTGTGCAGGTGCTGGGAAGGTGAATGGGAAGATAGCCCAGTTTTTTGGCTTTCAGTTATGCTGATCTATTTTTGTTCCTCTTTATACTATAAATGCATAAAAAGAGGCTATCTGAGGATAAGACCAgtcctgaaagaaaaatactatACATGTGGATAATGGATTTTAATTTGTATGCCTCCAACAAGAAATGAATCTGATTACTGTGTTGATCTAAACCAGAAGTCAGTTCTCTGAAGTAAAAATTATAGCCCTGTAAAAGGACAGACAAGAATAATCACAAAATCACTAACTGTGCTCTTGGTCTCCCTCAGACACACAAACATCCAAATGTTTTAGATAACACTGGTGTAATAGAACAAAGCCAAACACTCTACAGGTAGATGAAGATACTACAGTTTTATTAGCAggaatatataataataataatatcataatattattcacatataatatatattattatagaTTATAAATTCATATATATTATTGTATAATCGTTATAGAATAtagtataaataataatatataagtatatataataatatatattatagattgttatattgttattttatatattattcaAATATACTATAATATTATTCAAATATAATATCACATAAAACTATTTTCAGCACTACTTGCCAGAGCCACACTGCTGACACTTTTACTGATATATTGACTCTTTTTTGAGTCAATCGCCTTTACTGATATATTGATGAATTAAAAGGAAACTAAGTAATTCAAAGAAAGGAAACTAGAAAATTTACAGatattctaattttatttttctttgtctttggTTATTTCCTTGCAGGCTGTGACCACGTGCTTGCAGGTATTAGGTCCCTGAAGGTAGTTAAGAAGACTGGAGGAAAGCACGGCTCTTGGATGAAAGATCCTGGCAAAAAGCACGCcaagatttatttattaagtGGCTCTGTGAATAACGTGATTCTGGAATTTGCAAATATCATGGCTTTCATGGAGAACAACCAGACTCTGAAGGCTCGCAGAGTCCCTTTGCCAGTGCCCTGGGAAGGAACTGGCCACGTCATCTACCAGGGCTTCCTCTTCTACCACAGGCACGGCTCCTTGAACGAGATCGTGAAGTTCCACCTCCAGAGAAGGCACGTGGCTGACcagatgctgctgccaggggctgggaggattCCTGCCTACCAGCTCTCTCCACAGACAAAGATAGACCTGGCTCTGGAcgagcaggggctgtgggccCTCCACGCAGAGCCAGAGACCAAGGGGAACATTGTCCTCACCAAAATCAACCCGGTGGCCATGGCggtggagcacagctgggacacgccctgcagcagcagggatgccGAGGCAGCTTTCATGGCCTGCAACACCCTCCACGTGGTCTACAACTCTCCTTCTGGGGGCTCCTCCCGCATCCAGTGTGTTTACGATGTTTTGGGTGCTCTGAACGCTCACACAAACCCAGGACTGCATTTCCCTAAACGCCAGGGTGGTCACTCCAGCGTACACTACAATCCTAAAGAGAGGCAGCTCTTCGCTTGGGGTGATGGATCCCAGATCATTTACAAACTTCACACAGAGCAGAAAGTTTAAAACCTTTAGCAGCTTTTCAAGCCGACCTAAAAGCCACCAGTCCCAGGTCAACACAGCCTTTTCATGCGTATTGAAGTTGCATTACTCCCAGCTGTTACACCTTTCATCCATTTTACGTAACTTAAGACTTATGTACCCCAGTAATCTTATTGCCCAATAAAGAATATGTGAAGACTGAATGAATATAAATTACATGATGACAAAATGTCACAAAGGACTGTCAGGAGGCAGGAGACAGGCATGACAAGACTGCATGAAAGAGGGCATTGACTTCAGTTCAGGTAGATGATATGATTGTTACCATGGAAATGGAATTGGTACAAGGGGACCTACACAGAGGAGTCTTCATCAGGAACAAATAACACAAATGAGTTTATGACCTCCACCTTCACCATATAGATGACATCCATTACTGTCCTTGTTATTCAAGTCCTTTTATGCTACACTTTCTCCATGTGCTCATTTTGCCTGAACCACTGGGCTCATTCCATGTGATCCActggcttttttgctttttcatgcCCAGACCCTCCTCTAGAGGGGAATTCAATGCCCTCTGCTCTGACAGCAGGATCACCATCCTCCCAACAGAAGCAGCACTATTCAGTGCTTTGGCTGCGCTGCAGGTCCCTCACCCCTtcagtgacactgctgtcacctCATCCTTTTCCTGCAGTGGGTGGTGGCTGCCCCTTCCCACGGTGAGAGCAGGTTTCACTGCCCAGATGCTCCTCATTTCCCTGCCCACTATTCCCTCTGCCATCTCTTCCCCAGAAAGGTGGCTCAGGTCAGAATAATCTGCAGTGATTATGTCCTGCTTGCACTTGGAGCAGTCAGAATTATCACAGACAGAAAAGTTTTTAGCTCTCTATCTGGATATTGCTTGGTCTTCTTTCCTGATGTTCATACTGGCATGGGTGCCATTTGTCTCAGAATTTAGTACTGCAAAATATATCAAAAGCCCTTGTTATCATAAATCactcttttaaataattttgaacaaGTAAAGCCTTTATGTGGAAAAGGTTAATAAAAGAACCTTGTTAACTGCTCCCTGCGCCACTGTCATATTTAATGCAGATAACCAcctgtttttccttcttatttaaGGCTGATTTCTCCATGGGACTGACCCCATTTAGTGAGTCAGTCCCTACTCCACAATTACAGGACTGGGCCCTTTCTTTTGGCTTTTTGAACTGTTTCTTAAGAGTAGGagaacaagggggaaaaaatctttggagaatgttttattttataaaccTTAGAAGTACATCAAAAAGTAAATACTTCTGAGGTGCCTAATTTTTGAGAGTTCCTAGCAGACCTGGTTTTCTATTTCCCAGTATTATCTTCACCCAATGAATCTGAAAACTGATGCTGAAAGatatggaatttttgggagcaGCTGTAGAGATACCCACTTTAGAATGTGCTGGGGCTATATCTGTGTGTAAAGAAAACTCCACCTCTGTTAAACAATCCCTACAGTCTGGGTAGGTAATTCAGACCTTGGGAGGGAAAAACACGGTTGGTTTTGCCTGTAACACTCGTTTGCAttcaaagcaaaaccacaggcaCACAAAGTGGTGCTGCCATTTCTGACCTTACCAGATCAGGAGGCATTTTTAGGGAGcaattttccccaaactgtGAGCTCAAGGACTCGGTACACACTGAGGTGTATTCCCCCCACTCCCTATCATGACATCTCTGATGAGCACAGACCAAACAGAGGCTCCATTTTTTGCTGCCTTGGGTCCCTGCAGTCAAaccatcaagtccagctcttgGTAAAGACTCAATTTTTGGCCCACTCATTTCTACCAAAACTAATCTGAAAAATGGGCAGAAAAATCATGGGAGACAATGCAGTGAGGGCAAGAGCAAAGACCTACACTTAGGCAAGAATGATTTGGACAATTCCAAAAGAACCCCAAGCTTCAAAAGCTGATACTGTAATATTGTAATATTGTACTATTGTAATATTGTAAATTTTTGTGatatcaatatttattttaatatttattgtgATATTTATTGTAATATTgtaaagcagaggagaaaaactaGTTCCCCATCTCACCAATGGACAGAAATAAGTCAAACTGCACTCAGGCATTAGACAATAGTCTCAAAAATTTCCAGTGACAGAGGACTAACAATTTCCCCTGCCAGGAACAACCTTAGCTTGAGCAACCTTGCATTTTGGCAGGGGACTAACCACACAGCAGTTa
The DNA window shown above is from Camarhynchus parvulus chromosome 5, STF_HiC, whole genome shotgun sequence and carries:
- the OLFML1 gene encoding olfactomedin-like protein 1, which codes for MVALQVHLLLVPSLLSMLGAAQYVVQDAALLSYIDQRFLSLERRLEKCSQDLLEYVDEFRALSKAALARLARLSTDKAELKDEVENLLMRVEHAQRDIDYFGSLTDSSACVEVHEDLLEQQLLEEAEEKKRLKLMLNASCDHVLAGIRSLKVVKKTGGKHGSWMKDPGKKHAKIYLLSGSVNNVILEFANIMAFMENNQTLKARRVPLPVPWEGTGHVIYQGFLFYHRHGSLNEIVKFHLQRRHVADQMLLPGAGRIPAYQLSPQTKIDLALDEQGLWALHAEPETKGNIVLTKINPVAMAVEHSWDTPCSSRDAEAAFMACNTLHVVYNSPSGGSSRIQCVYDVLGALNAHTNPGLHFPKRQGGHSSVHYNPKERQLFAWGDGSQIIYKLHTEQKV